The genomic region TGATTTTGTGGGAATTTATCATGTTTAACGTCTTTTCGTTATTAGTCTAATGGTAAACAGAGATATCTTACCGAATCTAAACAAAGAGTTTTTGCCTGCCTTCTGCTACAATTCGAGTGCTTTGATTTGTAAAGCTTTTTTTGTTTTATTTTGTTTAATCGCACGACACAAGATGGGTGAAAGCTCCAGTGTTCGCAAGTTAGGAGTATGAAAATGGCAGTTGCTGATATTAAAACGGCGGAAATCGTCAAAGACAACGCGCGTAGCGCAAACGATACGGGTAGCCCTGAAGTGCAGGTTTCATTGCTGACAGCCCGTATTAATGAATTAACCCCCCATTTCAAGGCTAACGCTAAAGACCATCACAGCCGTCGTGGCTTGTTGAAGATGGTTTCACGTCGCCGTCGCCTGTTGGATTACCTCAAGGGCAAAGATTTGGGTCGCTATCGCGCCTTGATAGAGAAATTAGGCCTGCGTAAGTAATTTTTATCAGTATTGCAATGCCATCTATCTTAGGTTTGTTTTCTTTTAAGAATCAGCCCTAGGAAGGTGGCATGTTTTTTGAGCGGTTTTAGATTATTTGTGTAGAGGATCGTGTCATTCCAATGAGTTTCTGGGTTATTAGCCTAGTGTCTCCCTGGAATGGCATCCTCTGAGATCTTCAAACGCTCCAGTGTTGTCGTGACACTGCTTTATCCCACGACAAGCGCAGGACCCATGTGGGTTTTGCGTGAACAATTTGGAGAAGATCAGAATGACGATGTTTAATAAAGCAGTAAAAACGTTTCAATGGGGCAATCATCAGGTAATTATGGAAACAGGCGAGATTGCTCGTCAATCTGGTGGTGCTGTCATTGTGAACGTGGATGACACGGTAGTGATGGGTACAGTAGTGGCTTCTAAATCTGCCAAGCCTGGACAGTCTTTTTTCCCATTGACTGTAGATTATTTAGAAAAAACGTATGCTGCAGGAAAAATTCCTGGGGGATTCTTCCGCCGTGAAGGCCGTCCATCTGAAGGCGAGACATTGATCTCCCGCTTGATTGATCGTCCACTACGTCCATTATTTCCAGAAGGATTTTTAAACGAAGTGCAGGTAGTGATTCATGTGTTATCGATCAACCCAGATGTACCTTCCGATATTCCTGCTTTGATTGCTGCTTCTGCAGCCTTAGCTATCTCTGGTATTCCTTTTGCTGGCCCAGTGGGCGCAGCACGTGTTGGTTACGCCAATGGTCAGTACTTATTGAATCCAACCCGTTCAGAGCAAGCAAGCAGTGAGATGGATTTGATCGTAGCGGGTACGCAAGCTGCAGTGTTAATGGTGGAATCAGAAGCCAACCAGTTGTCCGAAGAAATCATGTTAGGCGCAGTTGTATATGGCCATGACCAAATGCAAACAGCGATTAACGCCAT from Polynucleobacter antarcticus harbors:
- the rpsO gene encoding 30S ribosomal protein S15; protein product: MAVADIKTAEIVKDNARSANDTGSPEVQVSLLTARINELTPHFKANAKDHHSRRGLLKMVSRRRRLLDYLKGKDLGRYRALIEKLGLRK